One segment of Fusarium falciforme chromosome 13, complete sequence DNA contains the following:
- a CDS encoding CENP-V/GFA domain-containing protein, which yields MPVTGGCACDAVRYTAEIDSGTKTVCHCLNCQKRTASAFSVNVIIPRKFFKITQGTTKYHTYVADSKQLYHTHFCGNCGSALYGEPEAFPDTVSIKAGSLDETFTNLGIIDAEAFTVRRKDYLKPLEGVKQVEGMISP from the exons ATGCCTGTCACGGGAGGATGCGCGTGTGACGCTGTTAGGTATACAGCGGAAA TCGACTCTGGAACCAAGACTGTCTGCCACTGTCTCAACTGCCAGAAG CGCACCGCTAGTGCCTTCAGTGTTAACGTAATTATTCCTCGCAAATTCTTTAAGATTACTCAGG GAACTACCAAGTATCACACTTACGTTGCCGATTCGAAGCAGCTATACCACACTCACTTCTGTGGTAACTGCGGTTCCGCTCTCTATGGTGAACCAGAGGCGTTCCCTGACACGGTTTCCATTAAGGCCGGAAGTTTAGACGAGACCTTTACAAATTTGGGTATAATCGATGCCGAGGCTTTTACTGTGAGGCGCAAGGACTATCTCAAGCCGCTGGAAGGAGTCAAGCAGGTGGAAGGGATGATTTCGCCGTAG